A stretch of Prunus dulcis chromosome 6, ALMONDv2, whole genome shotgun sequence DNA encodes these proteins:
- the LOC117631146 gene encoding serine/threonine-protein phosphatase PP1 isoform X2 codes for MMMMTMEGMMDKGVLDDIIRRLLEGKGGKQVQLSEAEIRQLCVNARQIFLSQPNLLEVRAPVRICGDIHGQYQDLLRLFEYGGYPPSATYLFLGDYVDRGKQSLETICLLLAYKIRYPDKIFLLRGNHEDAKINRIYGFYDECKRRFNVRLWKIFTECFNCLPVAALIDEKILCMHGGLSPELENLDQIKELQRPTDIPDNGLLCDLLWSDPDARIEGWAESDRGVSCTFGADKVIEFLDKNELDLICRGHQVVEDGYEFFAKRRLVTIFSAPNYGGEFDNAGALLSVDEGLVCSFEILKPVDNKASPSGSNSSKLTLKKLN; via the exons atgatgatgatgacaatGGAGGGGATGATGGATAAGGGTGTATTGGATGATATAATAAGGAGGCTATTGGAAGGCAAAGGAGGAAAACAAGTGCAGCTATCAGAGGCAGAGATCCGTCAACTTTGCGTCAACGCCCGCCAAATCTTCCTTTCTCAGCCTAATCTTCTTGAGGTGCGAGCTCCGGTTCGCATATGTG GTGATATACATGGACAATACCAAGACCTGCTAAGGCTATTTGAATATGGTGGTTACCCTCCTTCTGCAACCTACCTGTTTCTTGGAGATTATGTGGATCGAGGCAAGCAAAGTTTGGAGACAATATGTTTGCTTCTGGCCTATAAAATAAGATATCCTGACAAAATCTTCCTTTTGAGAGGAAACCATGAAGATGCAAAGATTAATCGAATATACGGGTTCTATGATGAGTGTAAAAGGAGATTTAATGTTAGGCTTTGGAAAATATTTACTGAGTGCTTTAATTGTTTGCCTGTCGCTGCACTTATTGATGAAAAGATACTTTGTATGCATGGGGGGCTGTCACCGGAGTTGGAAAATTTGGATCAAATAAAGGAACTTCAAAGGCCAACTGACATTCCAGATAATGGTCTTTTATGCGATCTGCTTTGGTCTGATCCTGATGCTAGGATTGAGGGCTGGGCAGAGAGTGATCGAGGTGTTTCCTGCACTTTTGGAGCTGATAAAGTTATTGAGTTTTTAGATAAGAATGAACTTGATCTCATTTGCCGGGGTCATCAG GTGGTGGAGGACGGCTATGAGTTTTTTGCAAAACGAAGATTAGTCACTATATTTTCAGCTCCAAACTATGGCGGGGAGTTTGATAACGCCGGTGCTCTATTGAGTGTTGACGAAGGTCTAGTGTGTTCCTTTGAGATATTAAAACCAGTGGATAATAAAGCATCCCCAAGTGGTTCTAATTCATCCAAGTTAACTCTTAAAAAG CTCAATTAG
- the LOC117631146 gene encoding serine/threonine-protein phosphatase PP1 isoform X3, which translates to MWRLTGDIHGQYQDLLRLFEYGGYPPSATYLFLGDYVDRGKQSLETICLLLAYKIRYPDKIFLLRGNHEDAKINRIYGFYDECKRRFNVRLWKIFTECFNCLPVAALIDEKILCMHGGLSPELENLDQIKELQRPTDIPDNGLLCDLLWSDPDARIEGWAESDRGVSCTFGADKVIEFLDKNELDLICRGHQVVEDGYEFFAKRRLVTIFSAPNYGGEFDNAGALLSVDEGLVCSFEILKPVDNKASPSGSNSSKLTLKKLPKTGKN; encoded by the exons ATGTG GCGTCTTACAGGTGATATACATGGACAATACCAAGACCTGCTAAGGCTATTTGAATATGGTGGTTACCCTCCTTCTGCAACCTACCTGTTTCTTGGAGATTATGTGGATCGAGGCAAGCAAAGTTTGGAGACAATATGTTTGCTTCTGGCCTATAAAATAAGATATCCTGACAAAATCTTCCTTTTGAGAGGAAACCATGAAGATGCAAAGATTAATCGAATATACGGGTTCTATGATGAGTGTAAAAGGAGATTTAATGTTAGGCTTTGGAAAATATTTACTGAGTGCTTTAATTGTTTGCCTGTCGCTGCACTTATTGATGAAAAGATACTTTGTATGCATGGGGGGCTGTCACCGGAGTTGGAAAATTTGGATCAAATAAAGGAACTTCAAAGGCCAACTGACATTCCAGATAATGGTCTTTTATGCGATCTGCTTTGGTCTGATCCTGATGCTAGGATTGAGGGCTGGGCAGAGAGTGATCGAGGTGTTTCCTGCACTTTTGGAGCTGATAAAGTTATTGAGTTTTTAGATAAGAATGAACTTGATCTCATTTGCCGGGGTCATCAG GTGGTGGAGGACGGCTATGAGTTTTTTGCAAAACGAAGATTAGTCACTATATTTTCAGCTCCAAACTATGGCGGGGAGTTTGATAACGCCGGTGCTCTATTGAGTGTTGACGAAGGTCTAGTGTGTTCCTTTGAGATATTAAAACCAGTGGATAATAAAGCATCCCCAAGTGGTTCTAATTCATCCAAGTTAACTCTTAAAAAG CTTCCTAAAACTGGAAAGAACTGA
- the LOC117631146 gene encoding serine/threonine-protein phosphatase PP1 isoform X1 → MMMMTMEGMMDKGVLDDIIRRLLEGKGGKQVQLSEAEIRQLCVNARQIFLSQPNLLEVRAPVRICGDIHGQYQDLLRLFEYGGYPPSATYLFLGDYVDRGKQSLETICLLLAYKIRYPDKIFLLRGNHEDAKINRIYGFYDECKRRFNVRLWKIFTECFNCLPVAALIDEKILCMHGGLSPELENLDQIKELQRPTDIPDNGLLCDLLWSDPDARIEGWAESDRGVSCTFGADKVIEFLDKNELDLICRGHQVVEDGYEFFAKRRLVTIFSAPNYGGEFDNAGALLSVDEGLVCSFEILKPVDNKASPSGSNSSKLTLKKLPKTGKN, encoded by the exons atgatgatgatgacaatGGAGGGGATGATGGATAAGGGTGTATTGGATGATATAATAAGGAGGCTATTGGAAGGCAAAGGAGGAAAACAAGTGCAGCTATCAGAGGCAGAGATCCGTCAACTTTGCGTCAACGCCCGCCAAATCTTCCTTTCTCAGCCTAATCTTCTTGAGGTGCGAGCTCCGGTTCGCATATGTG GTGATATACATGGACAATACCAAGACCTGCTAAGGCTATTTGAATATGGTGGTTACCCTCCTTCTGCAACCTACCTGTTTCTTGGAGATTATGTGGATCGAGGCAAGCAAAGTTTGGAGACAATATGTTTGCTTCTGGCCTATAAAATAAGATATCCTGACAAAATCTTCCTTTTGAGAGGAAACCATGAAGATGCAAAGATTAATCGAATATACGGGTTCTATGATGAGTGTAAAAGGAGATTTAATGTTAGGCTTTGGAAAATATTTACTGAGTGCTTTAATTGTTTGCCTGTCGCTGCACTTATTGATGAAAAGATACTTTGTATGCATGGGGGGCTGTCACCGGAGTTGGAAAATTTGGATCAAATAAAGGAACTTCAAAGGCCAACTGACATTCCAGATAATGGTCTTTTATGCGATCTGCTTTGGTCTGATCCTGATGCTAGGATTGAGGGCTGGGCAGAGAGTGATCGAGGTGTTTCCTGCACTTTTGGAGCTGATAAAGTTATTGAGTTTTTAGATAAGAATGAACTTGATCTCATTTGCCGGGGTCATCAG GTGGTGGAGGACGGCTATGAGTTTTTTGCAAAACGAAGATTAGTCACTATATTTTCAGCTCCAAACTATGGCGGGGAGTTTGATAACGCCGGTGCTCTATTGAGTGTTGACGAAGGTCTAGTGTGTTCCTTTGAGATATTAAAACCAGTGGATAATAAAGCATCCCCAAGTGGTTCTAATTCATCCAAGTTAACTCTTAAAAAG CTTCCTAAAACTGGAAAGAACTGA